From the genome of Castor canadensis chromosome 4, mCasCan1.hap1v2, whole genome shotgun sequence, one region includes:
- the Nr4a2 gene encoding nuclear receptor subfamily 4 group A member 2 isoform X3: protein MDNYSTGYDVKPPCLYQMPLSGQQSSIKVEDIQMHNYQQHSHLPPQSEEMMPHSGSVYYKPSSPPTPTTPGFQVQHSPMWDDPGSLHNFHQNYVATTHMIEQRKTPVSRLSLFSFKQSPPGTPVSSCQMRFDGPLHVPMNPEPAGSHHVVDGQTFAVPNPIRKPASMGFPGLQIGHASQLLDTQVPSPPSRGSPSNEGLCAVCGDNAACQHYGVRTCEGCKGFFKRTVQKNAKYVCLANKNCPVDKRRRNRCQYCRFQKCLAVGMVKEVVRTDSLKGRRGRLPSKPKSPQDPSPPSPPVSLISALVRAHVDSNPAMTSLDYSRFQANPDYQMSGDDTQHIQQFYDLLTGSMEIIRGWAEKIPGFADLPKADQDLLFESAFLELFVLRLAYRSNPVEGKLIFCNGVVLHRLQCVRGFGEWIDSIVEFSSNLQNMNIDISAFSCIAALAMVTERHGLKEPKRVEELQNKIVNCLKDHVTFNNGGLNRPNYLSKLLGKLPELRTLCTQGLQRIFYLKLEDLVPPPAIIDKLFLDTLPF from the exons ATGGACAACTACAGCACAGGCTACGACGTCAAGCCACCTTGCTTGTACCAAATGCCCCTGTCCGGACAGCAGTCCTCCATTAAGGTAGAAGACATTCAGATGCACAACTACCAGCAACACAGCCACCTGCCCCCACAGTCCGAGGAGATGATGCCGCACTCCGGGTCGGTTTACTACAAGCCCTCCTCGCCCCCGACACCCACTACCCCGGGCTTCCAGGTGCAGCACAGCCCCATGTGGGACGACCCGGGGTCTCTCCACAACTTCCACCAGAACTACGTGGCCACTACGCACATGATCGAGCAGAGGAAAACGCCCGTCTCCCGCCTCTCGCTTTTCTCCTTTAAGCAGTCGCCCCCAGGCACTCCGGTGTCTAGCTGCCAGATGCGCTTCGATGGGCCCCTGCACGTTCCCATGAACCCGGAGCCCGCGGGCAGCCACCACGTTGTGGACGGGCAGACCTTCGCTGTGCCCAACCCCATTCGCAAGCCCGCATCCATGGGCTTCCCTGGCCTGCAGATCGGCCACGCGTCTCAGCTGCTCGACACGCAGGTGCCCTCGCCGCCGTCGCGGGGCTCCCCCTCCAACGAGGGGCTGTGTGCAGTGTGCGGCGACAATGCGGCCTGCCAGCATTACGGCGTGCGCACTTGTGAGGGCTGCAAAGGTTTCTTTAAG CGCACTGTGCAAAAAAACGCGAAATACGTATGTTTAGCGAATAAAAACTGCCCAGTGGACAAGCGGCGCCGGAATCGTTGTCAGTACTGCCGGTTTCAGAAGTGCCTGGCTGTTGGGATGGTCAAAGAAG TGGTTCGCACCGACAGTTTAAAAGGCCGGAGAGGTCGTTTACCCTCGAAGCCGAAGAGCCCACAGgatccctctcccccctcacccccggTGAGTCTGATCAGTGCCCTCGTCAGGGCCCATGTCGACTCCAACCCGGCTATGACCAGCCTGGACTATTCCAGG TTCCAGGCGAACCCTGACTATCAGATGAGTGGAGATGACACCCAGCACATACAGCAGTTCTATGACCTCCTGACTGGCTCCATGGAGATCATCAGGGGCTGGGCAGAGAAGATCCCCGGCTTCGCTGATCTGCCCAAAGCTGACCAGGACCTGCTTTTTGAATCAGCTTTCTTAGAACTGTTTGTACTGCGATTAGCGTACAG GTCCAACCCAGTGGAGGGTAAACTCATCTTTTGCAATGGGGTGGTCTTGCACAGGTTGCAATGCGTGCGTGGCTTTGGGGAATGGATTGATTCCATTGTTGAATTCTCCTCCAACTTGCAGAATATGAACATCGACATTTCTGCCTTCTCCTGCATTGCTGCCCTGGCTATGGTCACAG AGAGACACGGGCTCAAGGAACCTAAGAGAGTggaagaactgcaaaacaaaattgtaAATTGTCTCAAAGACCACGTAACTTTCAATAATGGGGGCTTGAACCGCCCCAATTATCTGTCCAAACTGTTGGGGAAGCTCCCAGAACTCCGTACCCTTTGCACACAGGGGCTACAGCGCATTTTCTACCTGAAATTGGAAGACTTGGTACCACCGCCAGCAATAATTGACAAACTTTTCCTGGACACTTTACCTTTCTAA
- the Nr4a2 gene encoding nuclear receptor subfamily 4 group A member 2 isoform X1, with translation MPCVQAQYGSSPQGASPASQSYSYHSSGEYSSDFLTPEFVKFSMDLTNTEITATTSLPSFSTFMDNYSTGYDVKPPCLYQMPLSGQQSSIKVEDIQMHNYQQHSHLPPQSEEMMPHSGSVYYKPSSPPTPTTPGFQVQHSPMWDDPGSLHNFHQNYVATTHMIEQRKTPVSRLSLFSFKQSPPGTPVSSCQMRFDGPLHVPMNPEPAGSHHVVDGQTFAVPNPIRKPASMGFPGLQIGHASQLLDTQVPSPPSRGSPSNEGLCAVCGDNAACQHYGVRTCEGCKGFFKRTVQKNAKYVCLANKNCPVDKRRRNRCQYCRFQKCLAVGMVKEVVRTDSLKGRRGRLPSKPKSPQDPSPPSPPVSLISALVRAHVDSNPAMTSLDYSRFQANPDYQMSGDDTQHIQQFYDLLTGSMEIIRGWAEKIPGFADLPKADQDLLFESAFLELFVLRLAYRSNPVEGKLIFCNGVVLHRLQCVRGFGEWIDSIVEFSSNLQNMNIDISAFSCIAALAMVTERHGLKEPKRVEELQNKIVNCLKDHVTFNNGGLNRPNYLSKLLGKLPELRTLCTQGLQRIFYLKLEDLVPPPAIIDKLFLDTLPF, from the exons ATGCCTTGTGTTCAGGCGCAGTATGGGTCCTCGCCTCAAGGAGCCAGCCCCGCTTCTCAGAGCTACAGTTACCACTCTTCGGGAGAATACAGCTCCGATTTCTTAACTCCAGAGTTTGTCAAGTTTAGCATGGACCTCACCAACACTGAAATCACTGCCACCACTTCTCTCCCCAGCTTCAGTACCTTTATGGACAACTACAGCACAGGCTACGACGTCAAGCCACCTTGCTTGTACCAAATGCCCCTGTCCGGACAGCAGTCCTCCATTAAGGTAGAAGACATTCAGATGCACAACTACCAGCAACACAGCCACCTGCCCCCACAGTCCGAGGAGATGATGCCGCACTCCGGGTCGGTTTACTACAAGCCCTCCTCGCCCCCGACACCCACTACCCCGGGCTTCCAGGTGCAGCACAGCCCCATGTGGGACGACCCGGGGTCTCTCCACAACTTCCACCAGAACTACGTGGCCACTACGCACATGATCGAGCAGAGGAAAACGCCCGTCTCCCGCCTCTCGCTTTTCTCCTTTAAGCAGTCGCCCCCAGGCACTCCGGTGTCTAGCTGCCAGATGCGCTTCGATGGGCCCCTGCACGTTCCCATGAACCCGGAGCCCGCGGGCAGCCACCACGTTGTGGACGGGCAGACCTTCGCTGTGCCCAACCCCATTCGCAAGCCCGCATCCATGGGCTTCCCTGGCCTGCAGATCGGCCACGCGTCTCAGCTGCTCGACACGCAGGTGCCCTCGCCGCCGTCGCGGGGCTCCCCCTCCAACGAGGGGCTGTGTGCAGTGTGCGGCGACAATGCGGCCTGCCAGCATTACGGCGTGCGCACTTGTGAGGGCTGCAAAGGTTTCTTTAAG CGCACTGTGCAAAAAAACGCGAAATACGTATGTTTAGCGAATAAAAACTGCCCAGTGGACAAGCGGCGCCGGAATCGTTGTCAGTACTGCCGGTTTCAGAAGTGCCTGGCTGTTGGGATGGTCAAAGAAG TGGTTCGCACCGACAGTTTAAAAGGCCGGAGAGGTCGTTTACCCTCGAAGCCGAAGAGCCCACAGgatccctctcccccctcacccccggTGAGTCTGATCAGTGCCCTCGTCAGGGCCCATGTCGACTCCAACCCGGCTATGACCAGCCTGGACTATTCCAGG TTCCAGGCGAACCCTGACTATCAGATGAGTGGAGATGACACCCAGCACATACAGCAGTTCTATGACCTCCTGACTGGCTCCATGGAGATCATCAGGGGCTGGGCAGAGAAGATCCCCGGCTTCGCTGATCTGCCCAAAGCTGACCAGGACCTGCTTTTTGAATCAGCTTTCTTAGAACTGTTTGTACTGCGATTAGCGTACAG GTCCAACCCAGTGGAGGGTAAACTCATCTTTTGCAATGGGGTGGTCTTGCACAGGTTGCAATGCGTGCGTGGCTTTGGGGAATGGATTGATTCCATTGTTGAATTCTCCTCCAACTTGCAGAATATGAACATCGACATTTCTGCCTTCTCCTGCATTGCTGCCCTGGCTATGGTCACAG AGAGACACGGGCTCAAGGAACCTAAGAGAGTggaagaactgcaaaacaaaattgtaAATTGTCTCAAAGACCACGTAACTTTCAATAATGGGGGCTTGAACCGCCCCAATTATCTGTCCAAACTGTTGGGGAAGCTCCCAGAACTCCGTACCCTTTGCACACAGGGGCTACAGCGCATTTTCTACCTGAAATTGGAAGACTTGGTACCACCGCCAGCAATAATTGACAAACTTTTCCTGGACACTTTACCTTTCTAA
- the Nr4a2 gene encoding nuclear receptor subfamily 4 group A member 2 isoform X2: protein MPCVQAQYGSSPQGASPASQSYSYHSSGEYSSDFLTPEFVKFSMDLTNTEITATTSLPSFSTFMDNYSTGYDVKPPCLYQMPLSGQQSSIKVEDIQMHNYQQHSHLPPQSEEMMPHSGSVYYKPSSPPTPTTPGFQVQHSPMWDDPGSLHNFHQNYVATTHMIEQRKTPVSRLSLFSFKQSPPGTPVSSCQMRFDGPLHVPMNPEPAGSHHVVDGQTFAVPNPIRKPASMGFPGLQIGHASQLLDTQVPSPPSRGSPSNEGLCAVCGDNAACQHYGVRTCEGCKGFFKRTVQKNAKYVCLANKNCPVDKRRRNRCQYCRFQKCLAVGMVKEVVRTDSLKGRRGRLPSKPKSPQDPSPPSPPFQANPDYQMSGDDTQHIQQFYDLLTGSMEIIRGWAEKIPGFADLPKADQDLLFESAFLELFVLRLAYRSNPVEGKLIFCNGVVLHRLQCVRGFGEWIDSIVEFSSNLQNMNIDISAFSCIAALAMVTERHGLKEPKRVEELQNKIVNCLKDHVTFNNGGLNRPNYLSKLLGKLPELRTLCTQGLQRIFYLKLEDLVPPPAIIDKLFLDTLPF, encoded by the exons ATGCCTTGTGTTCAGGCGCAGTATGGGTCCTCGCCTCAAGGAGCCAGCCCCGCTTCTCAGAGCTACAGTTACCACTCTTCGGGAGAATACAGCTCCGATTTCTTAACTCCAGAGTTTGTCAAGTTTAGCATGGACCTCACCAACACTGAAATCACTGCCACCACTTCTCTCCCCAGCTTCAGTACCTTTATGGACAACTACAGCACAGGCTACGACGTCAAGCCACCTTGCTTGTACCAAATGCCCCTGTCCGGACAGCAGTCCTCCATTAAGGTAGAAGACATTCAGATGCACAACTACCAGCAACACAGCCACCTGCCCCCACAGTCCGAGGAGATGATGCCGCACTCCGGGTCGGTTTACTACAAGCCCTCCTCGCCCCCGACACCCACTACCCCGGGCTTCCAGGTGCAGCACAGCCCCATGTGGGACGACCCGGGGTCTCTCCACAACTTCCACCAGAACTACGTGGCCACTACGCACATGATCGAGCAGAGGAAAACGCCCGTCTCCCGCCTCTCGCTTTTCTCCTTTAAGCAGTCGCCCCCAGGCACTCCGGTGTCTAGCTGCCAGATGCGCTTCGATGGGCCCCTGCACGTTCCCATGAACCCGGAGCCCGCGGGCAGCCACCACGTTGTGGACGGGCAGACCTTCGCTGTGCCCAACCCCATTCGCAAGCCCGCATCCATGGGCTTCCCTGGCCTGCAGATCGGCCACGCGTCTCAGCTGCTCGACACGCAGGTGCCCTCGCCGCCGTCGCGGGGCTCCCCCTCCAACGAGGGGCTGTGTGCAGTGTGCGGCGACAATGCGGCCTGCCAGCATTACGGCGTGCGCACTTGTGAGGGCTGCAAAGGTTTCTTTAAG CGCACTGTGCAAAAAAACGCGAAATACGTATGTTTAGCGAATAAAAACTGCCCAGTGGACAAGCGGCGCCGGAATCGTTGTCAGTACTGCCGGTTTCAGAAGTGCCTGGCTGTTGGGATGGTCAAAGAAG TGGTTCGCACCGACAGTTTAAAAGGCCGGAGAGGTCGTTTACCCTCGAAGCCGAAGAGCCCACAGgatccctctcccccctcacccccg TTCCAGGCGAACCCTGACTATCAGATGAGTGGAGATGACACCCAGCACATACAGCAGTTCTATGACCTCCTGACTGGCTCCATGGAGATCATCAGGGGCTGGGCAGAGAAGATCCCCGGCTTCGCTGATCTGCCCAAAGCTGACCAGGACCTGCTTTTTGAATCAGCTTTCTTAGAACTGTTTGTACTGCGATTAGCGTACAG GTCCAACCCAGTGGAGGGTAAACTCATCTTTTGCAATGGGGTGGTCTTGCACAGGTTGCAATGCGTGCGTGGCTTTGGGGAATGGATTGATTCCATTGTTGAATTCTCCTCCAACTTGCAGAATATGAACATCGACATTTCTGCCTTCTCCTGCATTGCTGCCCTGGCTATGGTCACAG AGAGACACGGGCTCAAGGAACCTAAGAGAGTggaagaactgcaaaacaaaattgtaAATTGTCTCAAAGACCACGTAACTTTCAATAATGGGGGCTTGAACCGCCCCAATTATCTGTCCAAACTGTTGGGGAAGCTCCCAGAACTCCGTACCCTTTGCACACAGGGGCTACAGCGCATTTTCTACCTGAAATTGGAAGACTTGGTACCACCGCCAGCAATAATTGACAAACTTTTCCTGGACACTTTACCTTTCTAA